In Myxococcus fulvus, the following proteins share a genomic window:
- a CDS encoding NAD(P)H-quinone oxidoreductase translates to MRAVVFEGLGGPEVVKLREVPRPVPTREALLVKVHATALNRADLLQRQGEYHVPEGQSAIPGVEVAGTVEAWGEDVKGFTRGQRVFGVVEGGGFADYCLLDQGMALPIPSGFDFTEAAATSESCLTANETLFTLGHLQRGQAVLIHAAASSIGTTMVQMARHVGATTYCTVGTRRKVEAVRALGADAVFDHREQDFVQEVLRLTGGEGVPLVMDFIGGAYLERNLGVLAHEGCLVLVGLLDGMSTQVDLLRIVQRRLQLKGSSLRLRPLKEKREVNARFRQRWMEVLAMGGLRPVIHARHPLEDVNVALGEMEANRNIGKLVLTLGRNDSHA, encoded by the coding sequence ATGCGAGCCGTCGTCTTCGAAGGCCTGGGCGGGCCTGAGGTGGTGAAGCTGCGGGAAGTGCCCCGGCCCGTGCCCACGCGCGAGGCGCTGCTGGTGAAGGTGCACGCCACGGCGCTCAACCGCGCGGACCTGCTCCAGCGCCAGGGCGAGTACCACGTGCCGGAAGGACAGTCCGCCATCCCCGGCGTGGAGGTGGCGGGCACCGTGGAGGCGTGGGGCGAGGACGTGAAGGGCTTCACCCGGGGACAGCGCGTCTTCGGCGTGGTGGAGGGAGGCGGGTTCGCCGACTACTGCCTGCTGGACCAGGGCATGGCGCTGCCCATCCCCTCCGGCTTCGACTTCACCGAGGCCGCCGCCACCTCCGAGTCCTGCCTCACCGCGAATGAGACGCTCTTCACCCTGGGACATCTCCAGCGGGGCCAGGCGGTGCTCATCCACGCGGCCGCCAGCAGCATCGGGACCACCATGGTCCAGATGGCCCGGCACGTGGGCGCGACCACGTACTGCACGGTGGGCACGCGCCGGAAGGTGGAGGCCGTGCGCGCGCTGGGCGCCGACGCGGTGTTCGACCACCGGGAGCAGGACTTCGTCCAGGAGGTGCTCCGGCTGACGGGAGGAGAAGGCGTCCCGCTGGTGATGGACTTCATCGGCGGCGCGTACCTGGAGCGCAACCTGGGCGTGCTGGCGCACGAGGGGTGTCTGGTCCTGGTGGGGCTGCTCGACGGCATGTCCACGCAGGTGGACCTCCTGCGCATCGTCCAGCGCCGGCTGCAGCTCAAGGGCTCATCGCTGCGGCTGCGGCCCCTCAAGGAGAAGCGCGAGGTGAACGCGCGCTTCCGTCAGCGGTGGATGGAGGTGCTCGCCATGGGCGGACTCCGCCCCGTCATCCACGCCCGGCATCCGCTGGAGGACGTGAACGTGGCGCTGGGGGAGATGGAAGCCAACCGCAACATCGGGAAGCTCGTTCTCACATTGGGAAGGAATGACAGCCATGCATGA
- a CDS encoding HpcH/HpaI aldolase/citrate lyase family protein yields MKFTRYCRSILFTPALVVDRFARGQQSGADISLVDLEDSVASSHKDTARQQAEAFFSAPKGPSRRAIRINTVTRPEGLKDLLALRHYAVKPDAVLVPKVESPRDLEIVEQVLGASCSQVDLLALVETPRGVENVHAIACATPRLKALVFGSADYSFSIGASLAWEPLYYARSRLVAAARAANVQVVDSPLFDMSDVEGLRRECQLARSLGFSGKAAVHPRQVEVINQAFSPDEHTLRKARTIVQESQARDFNICVVEGTMMGAPFVEAAKRTLEEFGPREADPPSRSL; encoded by the coding sequence ATGAAGTTCACCCGGTATTGCCGCTCCATCCTGTTCACTCCCGCGCTCGTCGTGGACCGCTTCGCCCGAGGGCAGCAATCCGGCGCGGACATCAGCCTGGTGGACCTGGAGGACTCCGTGGCCTCGAGCCACAAGGACACGGCCCGTCAGCAGGCGGAGGCGTTCTTCTCCGCGCCCAAGGGGCCCAGCCGCCGCGCCATCCGCATCAACACCGTCACCCGGCCGGAGGGGCTGAAGGACCTGCTCGCGCTGCGCCACTACGCCGTCAAGCCGGACGCGGTGCTGGTGCCCAAGGTGGAGTCGCCGCGGGACCTGGAGATCGTCGAGCAGGTGCTCGGCGCCAGCTGCTCGCAGGTGGACCTGCTCGCCCTGGTGGAGACGCCGCGCGGCGTGGAGAACGTGCACGCCATCGCCTGCGCGACGCCACGCCTCAAGGCCCTGGTGTTCGGCTCGGCGGACTACTCCTTCAGCATCGGCGCGTCGCTGGCGTGGGAGCCCCTGTATTACGCGCGCTCCCGGCTCGTCGCCGCCGCGCGCGCCGCCAACGTGCAGGTGGTCGACTCGCCGCTGTTCGACATGTCCGACGTGGAGGGGCTGCGCCGCGAGTGCCAGCTCGCCCGGAGCCTGGGCTTCAGCGGCAAGGCCGCCGTCCACCCGCGCCAGGTGGAGGTCATCAACCAGGCCTTCTCCCCGGACGAGCACACGCTGCGCAAGGCGCGGACCATCGTCCAGGAGAGCCAGGCCCGCGACTTCAACATCTGCGTGGTGGAGGGGACCATGATGGGCGCCCCGTTCGTCGAGGCGGCGAAGCGCACGCTCGAGGAGTTCGGCCCCCGCGAGGCCGACCCCCCGTCGCGCTCCCTCTGA
- a CDS encoding ABC transporter permease gives MDILLSGLRQTLRALRRSPGFTLGCILLLSVGIGASTALFSVVEGVLLRPLPYPDSERLVELSQLGVKGQTMRFSDPNFEDVQAQSRTVASLAQVSGPASVAVTGSDEPTFAALSWVSRGFFPAFGVPSVQGRLFAVDEQQEGGAPAVVVSHGFWTRYLGARPLPMDRTLTFEGRAYTVVGVMPESFDYPAGTQLWIPRELERRLPSRTAHNWRVVGRLADGVNLEAARAELTGIARELVALHGQETNMRDVAVVSLREKLVGPVRPTLYMLLGAAAFLLLVAGANVTNLLLARAASRGRELAVHVALGAGPGALVRRFIAESLVLSLAGGALGALFATWSVHALLALEPGHLPRVAEVEVNATALLFALGLSLVLAVGLGWVTALRSGRQSPWATLTQAGRTQTGGGSADQARRALVVGQLALALVLLVGAALLGRSMMGLLSLDPGYRTEDVAVLSVVLPPVKDKDSPQAKDNVRLQEELLSRLGALPGVSAVGAVNVFPLEGSSGGDGTFLVLNRPDEVKDFDDFGRLAREPERTGSAEYRVASEGYFHAMDIPLVRGRLFDGNDTMESPHVAVISESLAKARWPDEEPLGKLIQFGNMDGDLRAFTIVGVVADVREKGLDEAPKPTFYGCSRQRARAFSRFHVAVHGSIGSSALVSAARPVLRELAPELPSRLSTMEGLLTGSLASRRFSLLLLGAFGAVALLLSVAGLGAVVSYAVAQRTREFGIRFALGATAQDVLRLVLRQAVVLAGLGVVLGVVAALGLGQVLSGLVYGVSTADPLVIVGVAVLLLGVALLASWLPARRASRVDPMTVLRSEA, from the coding sequence GTGGACATCCTTCTCAGTGGCCTGCGTCAGACGTTGCGCGCGCTGCGACGCAGCCCAGGCTTCACGCTGGGGTGCATCCTGCTGCTCTCGGTGGGCATCGGAGCGAGCACCGCGCTCTTCAGCGTGGTGGAGGGCGTCCTGCTGCGCCCCTTGCCCTATCCGGACTCCGAGCGGCTCGTGGAGCTCTCCCAGCTGGGGGTGAAGGGCCAGACGATGCGGTTCTCGGACCCCAACTTCGAGGACGTGCAGGCCCAGAGCCGCACCGTCGCGTCGCTGGCGCAGGTCTCGGGCCCGGCGAGCGTCGCCGTCACGGGCTCGGACGAGCCCACCTTCGCGGCGCTGTCGTGGGTCTCTCGCGGATTCTTCCCCGCCTTCGGCGTGCCGTCCGTCCAGGGGCGCCTGTTCGCTGTGGACGAGCAGCAGGAAGGAGGCGCTCCGGCGGTGGTGGTGAGCCACGGCTTCTGGACGCGCTACCTGGGCGCGCGGCCGCTGCCGATGGACCGGACGCTCACCTTCGAGGGCCGCGCCTACACCGTGGTCGGCGTGATGCCCGAGTCCTTCGACTACCCGGCGGGGACCCAGCTGTGGATTCCGCGGGAGCTGGAACGGCGGCTGCCGAGCCGGACCGCCCACAACTGGCGGGTGGTGGGGCGGCTGGCGGACGGCGTCAACCTGGAGGCCGCGCGGGCGGAGCTCACCGGCATCGCCCGCGAGCTCGTCGCGCTCCATGGGCAGGAGACCAACATGCGCGACGTCGCCGTGGTGTCCCTGCGCGAGAAGCTGGTGGGGCCCGTGCGTCCCACGCTCTACATGTTGCTGGGCGCCGCGGCCTTCCTTCTGCTGGTGGCGGGGGCCAACGTCACCAACCTGCTGCTCGCCCGGGCGGCGTCGCGCGGGCGCGAGCTGGCGGTCCACGTGGCGCTGGGCGCGGGGCCGGGCGCGCTGGTGCGGCGCTTCATCGCGGAGTCGCTCGTGTTGTCGCTGGCGGGTGGGGCGCTCGGCGCCTTGTTCGCGACCTGGAGCGTGCACGCGCTGCTCGCGCTGGAGCCGGGCCACCTGCCGCGCGTGGCGGAGGTGGAGGTGAACGCCACGGCGCTCCTGTTCGCGCTGGGGTTGTCGCTGGTGCTCGCGGTGGGGCTGGGGTGGGTGACGGCGCTGCGCTCGGGTCGTCAGAGTCCGTGGGCCACGTTGACTCAGGCGGGGCGCACGCAGACGGGTGGAGGCAGCGCGGACCAGGCGCGGCGTGCCCTGGTGGTGGGGCAGCTCGCGCTCGCGCTGGTCCTGCTGGTGGGCGCGGCGCTGCTGGGGCGCAGCATGATGGGCCTGCTGTCGCTGGACCCGGGCTACCGCACCGAGGATGTGGCGGTGCTCAGCGTGGTGCTGCCTCCCGTCAAGGACAAGGACTCGCCGCAAGCGAAGGACAACGTCCGGCTCCAAGAGGAGCTGCTGTCGAGGCTGGGCGCGCTGCCCGGCGTGAGCGCGGTGGGGGCGGTGAATGTCTTCCCGCTCGAGGGCAGCTCGGGCGGTGACGGCACCTTCCTGGTGCTCAATCGCCCCGACGAGGTGAAGGACTTCGACGACTTCGGGCGGCTGGCGCGCGAGCCCGAGCGCACGGGCTCCGCCGAGTACCGCGTGGCGAGCGAGGGCTACTTCCACGCGATGGACATCCCGCTGGTGCGCGGGCGCCTGTTCGATGGGAACGACACGATGGAGTCGCCACACGTGGCGGTCATCAGCGAGTCGCTCGCGAAGGCGCGGTGGCCCGACGAGGAGCCGCTGGGCAAGCTCATCCAGTTCGGCAACATGGACGGGGACCTGCGTGCCTTCACCATCGTCGGCGTCGTGGCGGACGTGCGTGAGAAGGGCCTGGACGAGGCGCCGAAGCCCACGTTCTACGGTTGCTCCCGACAGCGGGCGCGGGCGTTCTCCCGCTTCCATGTCGCGGTGCACGGCTCCATCGGCTCCTCGGCCCTGGTGAGCGCGGCGAGGCCGGTGTTGCGTGAGCTCGCTCCGGAGCTGCCCTCGCGCCTGAGCACGATGGAGGGCCTGCTCACGGGCTCCTTGGCCTCGCGGCGCTTCAGCCTGCTGCTCCTGGGGGCCTTCGGCGCGGTGGCGCTGCTGCTCTCGGTGGCGGGGCTCGGCGCGGTGGTGTCCTACGCGGTGGCACAGCGCACGCGGGAGTTCGGCATCCGCTTCGCGCTGGGGGCGACGGCCCAGGATGTGCTGCGATTGGTGCTCCGGCAGGCGGTGGTGCTCGCGGGGCTCGGCGTGGTGCTCGGCGTGGTGGCGGCGCTGGGACTGGGGCAGGTGCTGTCGGGCCTGGTGTACGGCGTGAGCACCGCGGACCCGCTGGTCATCGTGGGCGTGGCGGTCCTCCTGCTGGGCGTGGCCCTGCTCGCGAGCTGGCTGCCGGCCCGGCGCGCCTCGCGCGTGGACCCGATGACGGTGCTCCGCTCGGAGGCGTGA
- a CDS encoding bifunctional metallophosphatase/5'-nucleotidase, with product MRLLVPLRALRAASLCLVGACSLLTACDSDDKPPRPTPPDTSPRKLTLLQTSDLHTNIFPWDYFSGKPDAKRGLAKVATLIKQAREANPDCTLLVDTGDTIQGSPLGTYYGRVDNTPRHPMAVAMNELGYVAMAVGNHEFNYGLGVLDKFKSEVDFPVLGANVRKSADGTEAFQPYVLTDVCDVKVGILGLVTPGVATWERAENIPGLRFDDPVETARAYVPRMREAGADVIVVAIHGGPDKQPTGSASNPDSWLADYADESKWADRGNLPGENPAVQIAQGVSGIDVLLTGHTHQPIPKMLLKNPEGREVLLTQPNRWGSHLADVELQVTWNGERWGVDTHDSRLHVVDEKVAADATVTQLTQSYHDTTVTYVNQKIGSTTAVFPGGFAARYVDSPLGDLINIVQEEAAREAGFDVDFSLAAIFTNDGALPAGDVTLRDAYSIYIYDNTLYVMEINGSILRRALEMNTLYFARLDAANLPERPEGAKASSPVVADYNWDLYSRIEYGYDLTKPAGSRLTHLRFEGAEVQDDQVFVVAINNYRAGGGGGYAMFKEGRVLWTSADGVRDYVARYMQANQGLSPDAVNTCNFTLAPDLYTRYFAATLGPAKCGP from the coding sequence ATGCGTCTTCTCGTTCCGCTGCGCGCGTTGCGCGCCGCTTCTCTGTGTCTCGTGGGCGCCTGCTCGTTGCTCACCGCTTGTGATTCCGATGACAAGCCGCCCCGGCCCACGCCCCCCGACACCTCGCCGCGCAAGCTGACGCTGCTGCAGACGAGCGACCTGCACACCAACATCTTCCCGTGGGACTACTTCAGCGGGAAGCCCGATGCGAAGCGCGGCCTCGCGAAGGTGGCCACGCTCATCAAGCAGGCACGAGAGGCGAACCCGGACTGCACGCTGCTGGTCGACACCGGTGACACCATCCAGGGCTCGCCGCTGGGCACCTACTACGGGCGGGTGGACAACACGCCCCGCCACCCCATGGCCGTCGCGATGAACGAGCTGGGGTACGTGGCCATGGCCGTGGGCAACCACGAGTTCAACTATGGCCTGGGCGTCCTCGACAAGTTCAAGAGCGAGGTCGACTTCCCGGTGCTCGGCGCCAACGTGCGCAAGAGCGCGGACGGCACCGAGGCCTTCCAGCCCTATGTGCTCACGGACGTCTGCGACGTGAAGGTCGGCATCCTCGGCCTCGTGACGCCGGGCGTGGCGACGTGGGAGCGCGCGGAGAACATCCCAGGCCTGCGCTTCGACGACCCGGTGGAGACGGCGCGCGCCTATGTGCCGAGGATGCGCGAGGCGGGCGCGGACGTCATCGTGGTGGCCATCCACGGTGGCCCCGACAAGCAGCCCACCGGCAGCGCGAGCAACCCCGACTCGTGGCTCGCGGACTACGCGGATGAGTCGAAGTGGGCGGACCGGGGCAACCTGCCCGGGGAGAACCCGGCCGTGCAGATTGCCCAGGGCGTGTCCGGCATCGACGTGCTCCTCACCGGCCACACGCACCAGCCCATCCCGAAGATGCTGCTGAAGAACCCGGAGGGCCGCGAGGTGCTCCTCACCCAGCCCAACCGCTGGGGCAGCCACCTGGCGGACGTGGAGCTCCAGGTCACCTGGAACGGCGAGCGGTGGGGCGTGGACACCCATGACTCCCGGCTCCACGTCGTGGACGAGAAGGTGGCGGCGGACGCCACCGTGACGCAGCTGACGCAGAGCTACCACGACACCACGGTGACGTACGTGAACCAGAAGATCGGCTCGACGACGGCGGTGTTCCCGGGGGGCTTCGCCGCGCGCTACGTGGACAGCCCGTTGGGCGACCTCATCAACATCGTCCAGGAGGAGGCCGCGCGCGAGGCGGGCTTCGACGTGGACTTCTCCCTGGCGGCCATCTTCACCAACGACGGCGCGCTGCCGGCCGGCGACGTCACCCTGCGCGACGCGTACAGCATCTACATCTACGACAACACGCTGTATGTGATGGAGATCAACGGCTCCATCCTCCGGCGCGCGTTGGAGATGAACACGCTCTACTTCGCGAGGCTGGACGCGGCCAACCTGCCCGAGCGGCCCGAGGGCGCCAAGGCCAGCTCCCCCGTGGTGGCCGACTACAACTGGGACCTCTACTCGCGCATCGAGTACGGCTACGACCTGACGAAGCCCGCGGGCTCCCGGCTCACGCACCTGCGCTTCGAGGGCGCGGAGGTCCAGGACGACCAGGTCTTCGTCGTCGCCATCAACAACTACCGAGCAGGGGGCGGCGGCGGGTACGCCATGTTCAAGGAGGGCCGCGTGCTGTGGACCTCCGCCGACGGCGTGCGTGACTACGTCGCCCGCTACATGCAGGCGAACCAGGGGCTGTCTCCGGACGCGGTGAACACCTGCAACTTCACGCTCGCGCCGGACCTGTACACGCGCTACTTCGCGGCCACGCTCGGCCCCGCGAAGTGCGGGCCCTGA
- a CDS encoding aminotransferase class I/II-fold pyridoxal phosphate-dependent enzyme: METSSEQSVLGPRRYRNNEKLIAVGDRGWQRAKDNGLIDIKVDFESNNRLVDTTSRHEFMLLCSCSYLGLNHHPKILQGAIDALQEAGTNSLAMSTLRIRLKLMARLEEELRELYGCPTLPGVTCSALTAGILPLLASGHVTEDGQPRVMVFDRYCHFSMAYIKPICGDESLVLTSPHNDLNYLEDVCKKYPRVAYVADGAYSMGGLIALEGLLQLQERYGLFLYIDDSHSLALTGERGEGYVRSRMKMNPLTMVVASLAKAFGSSGGIAMLGSEKSFDFLYRNAGPLAWSQNLQMPSVGASLASIALHRTPELRELQGRLARNIQLFDSRFPSPNAGNGMPIRLIQVGEEERAIRLSSELYQRGYYCSAVFFPVVARGEAGVRVMMRADMSEEQVRVFCDDVQDILSRF, from the coding sequence ATGGAAACGAGCAGCGAGCAGAGCGTCCTGGGTCCCCGCCGCTATCGCAACAACGAGAAGCTCATCGCCGTGGGGGACCGCGGCTGGCAGCGCGCCAAGGACAACGGGCTCATCGACATCAAGGTGGACTTCGAATCGAACAACCGGCTCGTCGACACCACGTCCCGTCACGAGTTCATGCTGCTCTGCTCGTGCTCGTACCTGGGCCTCAACCACCACCCGAAAATCCTCCAGGGCGCCATCGACGCGCTCCAGGAGGCGGGCACCAACAGCCTGGCCATGTCCACGCTGCGCATCCGCCTGAAGCTGATGGCGCGGCTGGAGGAGGAGCTGCGCGAGCTGTACGGCTGCCCCACCCTGCCCGGCGTCACCTGCAGCGCGCTGACGGCGGGCATCCTCCCCCTGCTCGCCTCCGGCCACGTCACCGAGGACGGCCAGCCGCGCGTCATGGTGTTCGACCGCTACTGTCACTTCTCCATGGCCTACATCAAGCCCATCTGCGGCGATGAGAGCCTGGTGCTGACCAGTCCGCACAACGACCTCAACTACCTGGAGGACGTCTGCAAGAAGTACCCGCGCGTGGCCTACGTCGCCGACGGCGCCTACTCCATGGGCGGCCTCATCGCGCTGGAGGGGCTGCTCCAGCTCCAGGAGCGCTACGGCCTGTTCCTCTACATCGATGACTCGCACTCGCTGGCGCTGACGGGCGAGCGCGGCGAGGGCTACGTGCGCTCGCGGATGAAGATGAATCCCCTGACGATGGTGGTCGCCTCGCTGGCCAAGGCCTTCGGCAGCTCCGGCGGCATCGCCATGCTGGGCAGCGAGAAGAGCTTCGACTTCCTCTACCGGAACGCGGGGCCGCTGGCCTGGTCCCAGAACCTCCAGATGCCGTCGGTGGGCGCGTCGCTCGCCAGCATCGCGCTGCACCGCACGCCGGAGCTGCGCGAGCTGCAGGGGCGGCTGGCGCGCAACATCCAGCTCTTCGACAGCCGCTTCCCCTCCCCCAACGCGGGCAACGGGATGCCCATCCGCCTCATCCAGGTGGGCGAGGAGGAGCGCGCCATCCGGCTGTCCTCGGAGCTGTACCAGCGCGGCTACTACTGCTCGGCGGTGTTCTTCCCCGTCGTCGCCCGGGGCGAGGCGGGGGTGCGCGTGATGATGCGCGCGGACATGAGCGAGGAGCAGGTCCGCGTCTTCTGCGACGACGTGCAGGACATCCTCTCCCGCTTCTGA
- a CDS encoding erythromycin esterase family protein, which produces MRSVLFLLLLAGCATPSRRAEGPVATEVDRVVRDLCDKRVALLGEESHHGSARTLDFKVELTRRLVEECHYDAFFIEAGVYDFLRIQERLEAGQPITQDMVADAVGGLWANEEVAPLIPLLTRWLRAGTVVAGGIDDQVNRGTYAQREMTRELLPALAGPRRAECGEEIERYMSWRYDDTHRFTAANAARIQGCWAELAGRTSTSRSHGWMARNLERFFARQVAVMSRPPPPDGGPTDWSTFNDRDQSMFSNLEWHLSQSPAPRKAIVWLATVHAAKDLRHMDDGGGPPVPFGAHVRARFGEQSFALGFSALQGKYSLASTPRTYVLEPARAESLEAWALSSPSADRRYVDAHQLRARGSTVARPVNYTWMTTSWATVIDGLLVFREEAPPRPLAPASTARGE; this is translated from the coding sequence ATGAGAAGCGTCCTGTTCCTGTTGCTGCTCGCAGGCTGTGCCACGCCCTCCAGGCGCGCGGAGGGACCTGTCGCCACGGAGGTCGACCGCGTCGTCAGGGACCTCTGCGACAAGCGCGTGGCCCTGCTCGGCGAGGAGTCCCACCACGGGAGCGCCCGGACGCTCGACTTCAAGGTGGAGCTGACGCGCAGGCTGGTGGAGGAGTGTCACTACGACGCGTTCTTCATCGAGGCGGGGGTCTATGACTTCCTGCGCATCCAGGAGCGGCTGGAGGCGGGGCAGCCCATCACCCAGGACATGGTCGCCGACGCGGTGGGCGGACTGTGGGCCAACGAGGAGGTGGCGCCCTTGATTCCGCTGCTGACGCGGTGGCTCCGGGCCGGAACCGTCGTCGCGGGAGGCATCGATGACCAGGTCAACCGGGGCACCTACGCACAGCGGGAGATGACGCGGGAGCTCCTCCCCGCGCTGGCGGGCCCCCGGCGGGCCGAGTGTGGCGAGGAGATCGAGCGCTACATGTCCTGGCGATACGACGACACCCATCGCTTCACGGCGGCGAACGCGGCGCGCATCCAGGGCTGTTGGGCGGAGCTGGCGGGACGGACCTCGACGTCGCGGAGCCACGGCTGGATGGCGCGAAACCTGGAGCGCTTCTTCGCGCGGCAGGTGGCCGTGATGTCCCGTCCACCGCCGCCGGACGGGGGCCCCACGGACTGGAGCACCTTCAACGACCGCGACCAGTCCATGTTCTCGAACCTGGAATGGCACCTGTCCCAGTCCCCCGCGCCGCGCAAGGCCATCGTCTGGCTCGCCACGGTGCACGCGGCCAAGGACCTGCGGCACATGGACGATGGCGGTGGACCGCCGGTGCCCTTCGGGGCGCATGTGCGGGCGAGGTTCGGCGAGCAGTCCTTCGCGCTGGGCTTCTCCGCGCTCCAGGGGAAGTACTCGCTCGCCAGCACGCCCCGCACGTACGTCCTCGAGCCCGCGCGCGCCGAATCCCTGGAGGCCTGGGCCCTGTCGAGCCCCTCCGCGGACCGCCGATACGTGGACGCACACCAGCTCCGTGCGCGTGGGAGCACGGTGGCGCGCCCCGTGAACTACACGTGGATGACGACGTCCTGGGCCACGGTCATCGACGGATTGCTCGTCTTCCGTGAAGAAGCGCCGCCTCGCCCGTTGGCTCCCGCGTCGACGGCGCGCGGAGAGTGA
- a CDS encoding MaoC family dehydratase — MHGSVITGYKQLGPQRYREVLGFHYEDFTVGDVFEHRPGRTVTEADNVLMNTLCMNPSPLHLDAAYCEQTVWGRPLISSLVTFSIVCGMSVRSTSGRATANLGWDKIRLTHPVFAGDTLYAESRILSARLSTRRAGEGIITCETVGLTAKGEVFLSFERSFLVPTRAHAVEERARY, encoded by the coding sequence ATGCACGGCAGCGTCATCACCGGTTACAAACAGCTCGGCCCCCAGCGCTACCGCGAGGTGCTGGGCTTCCACTACGAGGACTTCACCGTGGGGGACGTCTTCGAGCACCGCCCCGGCAGGACGGTGACGGAGGCCGACAACGTGCTGATGAACACGTTGTGCATGAACCCGTCCCCGCTGCACCTGGACGCCGCGTACTGCGAGCAGACGGTGTGGGGCCGGCCGCTCATCTCCAGCCTCGTCACGTTCAGCATCGTCTGTGGGATGAGCGTGCGCAGCACCAGCGGCCGCGCCACCGCCAACCTGGGCTGGGACAAGATTCGCCTCACCCACCCCGTCTTCGCGGGCGACACGCTCTACGCGGAGAGCCGCATCCTCTCCGCGCGGCTGTCCACCCGTCGCGCCGGCGAGGGAATCATCACCTGCGAGACGGTGGGCCTCACCGCCAAGGGTGAGGTGTTCCTCTCCTTCGAGCGCAGCTTCCTGGTCCCCACCCGCGCGCACGCCGTCGAGGAAAGGGCCAGGTACTGA